The following nucleotide sequence is from Chloroflexota bacterium.
ATCTGCGCCAGGGCGGTATCGGCCCCCACCCGGGTGGCCCGGAACTTGAAGCTACCCGTCTTGTTGATGGTCGCCCCGATCACCTCATCGCCTGGCCGCTTCTTGACCGGCACGCTCTCGCCGGTGATCATGCTCTCATCCACATCGGACTCGCCCTCGAGCACGACGCCGTCCACGGGCACCTTGTCGCCGGGGCGGATCACCACCACATCGCCCACCCGAACCTCGCTGGTGGGGATCTCCACCTCCTGTCCATCCCGCTCCACCCGGGCCATGGGCGGCGCCAAAGTGAGCAGCTTCTGGATGGCCTGACCGGTGCCGCTGCGGGCTCGCATCTCCATCCAGTGTCCGAAGAGGACAAAGGTGACCAGCATGGCCGCCGCCTCGTAGAACACCTCGCCTTTAAATACGAAGGTGCCGGCCAGGCTGAAGATGTAGCCCGCCAGCACACTGATGCTGACCAGCACGGCCATATTGAGCACGCCGTTCTTGAGCGCACGATAGGCGCCGACGAAGAAGGGCCACCCGCCGTAGAGCACCACCGGCGTTGCCAACAGGAAGGCGATGAAGTCGGGGTTCACCCCCAAAGGCGTGGGCAGCTCGAAGTTGAAAAGCCGATAGAAGAGCGGCGAGTACAGGAAGACGGGGATGGTCAGGAGGAAGGCCACGAAGAAGCGGTTGCGCATGTCCCGCACCATGCCCTCCATGCTCATGCCCGGGCCGTGGCCCATCTCATGAGCCATGGCCGTCTCCTCCCCGCCCATCTCATGTCCCGCGTGCTCGTCCATCGCGGGCGCCGCCGCGTGCTCGGCGTGGTCGGCATGTTCCGCCGGCGGAGCGGTGGGAGCCGTCGGCATGACGTGGCCGGCATGGGCCGCGTGCTCCATCGACATCGTGGCCGCCCCGGGATCCCCGGGGTTGCAGATGTGTTCCGGCAGCGATTCACCTGTGCAGTGAAAGCCGCACTCGCCCACCAGCGCCTTGATCTCGTCCAGGCTGATGACCGACTCGTCGTAGTGCACCGTGGCGGTGCAATTCAGGTAGTTGGCGTCCACGTGGTGAATGCCGGGATGTTGAAGCAACCGCTTCTCCACCCCCCGTCCGTCTCCCACGCACAGCATGCCATGAACGCAAATCACGGCCTCTTTCATGATGATCTCCTCCTCAATGACATTACGCTTCCGCCCGGCTCCTGGCCGGACCGGGCTTCATTCCCCGCAGGAAGGTCGCCCCGAAAACGGCCAGATATAGCCCGTAAGCCAGCGCCTGCCAGAGCGTAGGCCGGGCCTCGTAGCCGATAAAGGCGTGCAACAGACGCCCCACCAGGCTATCCCCACTGATGATCCCACTCGTATCCCAGAGAGGCTCCTCGAAACCGGGCAGCACCCCCAACTCTTGCAGCCCCTCCACGCTATGCCCTACCAGCCCGGCAGCGATGAAGATGAGCAACACCCCCGTCACCACGAAGAAGGCGCGCAGATCAAGCCGTACCGTGGTGTGGAAGACGAGGTAGACGATCACGAGGGCGATCGGCAACCCCAGCAGGGCGCCCAACAGCAGATTCCGCTGTCCGGCGGTGAAGAGCAGCGCGCTCAGGAACAGCGCCGTCTCCACGCCCTCCCGGAGCACGGAGATGAAGGCCAGCCCCGCCAGGACGTACGCCTGATTGCGGGAGATGGCCGCCGCTACCTTCTGCTCCAACTCGCCGCGGATCGTGCGCGCCTGGCGCTGCATCCACAACACCATCCACGTCAGCACCCCAACGGCCGCCAGCGCCACGCTCACCTCGAAGACCTCGGCACCGGTCCCCTCGAATTGCAGGGCCAGGGCCTGGAAGGCCAGAGCCAGCAGGACGCTGAGCGCCAGGGCACTCAGCGCACCAACCCAGACGTATCGTTTGAGCCCCTCCTGGCCCATTCGGGTCAGATAGCCGAGGAGGATGCCGACGATCAAGAACGCCTCAACCCCCTCTCGAATCGTGATCAATGCGCCTGTGAGCATCTCCACATCCCATCTTCTATAGCCACGATCCTCACCGAGCCA
It contains:
- a CDS encoding iron permease, encoding MLTGALITIREGVEAFLIVGILLGYLTRMGQEGLKRYVWVGALSALALSVLLALAFQALALQFEGTGAEVFEVSVALAAVGVLTWMVLWMQRQARTIRGELEQKVAAAISRNQAYVLAGLAFISVLREGVETALFLSALLFTAGQRNLLLGALLGLPIALVIVYLVFHTTVRLDLRAFFVVTGVLLIFIAAGLVGHSVEGLQELGVLPGFEEPLWDTSGIISGDSLVGRLLHAFIGYEARPTLWQALAYGLYLAVFGATFLRGMKPGPARSRAEA